One segment of Elusimicrobiota bacterium DNA contains the following:
- a CDS encoding DUF362 domain-containing protein: protein MAVERKMASQVYFLPWKKIKEFPEWIKTTGAFKHIQAREFVALKIHFGEEGNTGFINPEFVRPIVKYIKDRTGFPFLTDASTIYVGKRADAYHHLSIADKHGFNIKN from the coding sequence GGCAAGTCAGGTATATTTTCTTCCTTGGAAAAAAATAAAAGAATTTCCTGAATGGATTAAAACCACAGGGGCATTCAAACACATACAAGCCAGGGAATTCGTTGCGCTTAAGATACATTTCGGCGAGGAAGGAAATACCGGATTTATAAATCCGGAGTTTGTTAGGCCGATTGTAAAATATATAAAAGATCGTACAGGATTTCCTTTTTTGACTGATGCAAGCACCATTTACGTTGGAAAACGGGCTGACGCTTATCATCATCTTTCAATAGCTGATAAACACGGTTTTAATATCAAAAACTG